A genomic segment from Gemmatimonadota bacterium encodes:
- a CDS encoding sulfite exporter TauE/SafE family protein, translating to MRGDSGNRRRGLYHDPRLSLAITAARYLAFRERRGIHTCSGALMTTPASSTTRHTSMPLLLGVGAAANFFDTLGIGSFATTTAALVLGRMVEDDDIPGTLNVGMALPTVSEAIIYIILLGGLIDLPTITSMVIAGGIGAWFGTGIVVHWPRQLMQRAMAIALLITAGFMAVRMLASLSLSVGTIGLSGMALVIAVLGSVLIGSLTSLGIGNYAPTMAMTYMLGMNTKAVFPIMAASAALILPAAAIRFYRSGRFDRRTALAFAIGGVPGVLVAAFVVKELPLGVVKWVVVGVLLYTSATLWMSSRNPRNVVA from the coding sequence ATCCGTGGCGATTCCGGGAATCGCCGTCGGGGCCTGTATCATGATCCCCGACTCTCGCTGGCAATCACGGCCGCGCGGTATCTCGCGTTCCGTGAACGGCGCGGAATTCACACTTGTTCTGGAGCGTTGATGACAACACCGGCCAGTAGCACTACTCGTCACACTTCGATGCCGCTGCTGCTCGGAGTTGGCGCAGCTGCAAACTTCTTCGACACACTCGGCATTGGCTCGTTCGCAACGACGACCGCTGCACTGGTACTCGGGCGCATGGTGGAGGACGACGACATACCCGGGACACTCAATGTCGGGATGGCGCTCCCGACTGTTTCAGAAGCGATCATCTACATCATTCTGCTGGGAGGATTGATCGATCTGCCGACCATCACAAGCATGGTGATCGCGGGCGGCATCGGCGCGTGGTTCGGCACCGGCATCGTCGTCCACTGGCCGCGTCAATTGATGCAGCGCGCGATGGCGATCGCGCTGCTGATCACGGCGGGATTCATGGCCGTGCGCATGCTGGCGAGTCTTTCGCTGAGCGTCGGGACCATCGGTCTCTCCGGCATGGCACTTGTCATCGCGGTCCTGGGCAGCGTGCTGATAGGGTCGCTCACCAGCCTCGGGATCGGCAATTATGCGCCAACGATGGCGATGACGTACATGCTTGGCATGAACACCAAAGCGGTGTTCCCGATCATGGCCGCATCCGCGGCGCTGATTCTGCCTGCTGCGGCGATCCGCTTCTATCGCTCCGGCCGCTTCGACCGTCGCACCGCGCTCGCCTTCGCGATTGGCGGAGTGCCCGGAGTGCTCGTCGCCGCATTCGTCGTCAAGGAGCTGCCGCTGGGTGTTGTCAAATGGGTAGTGGTCGGCGTCCTTCTCTACACATCCGCCACGCTCTGGATGTCGTCTCGCAATCCGAGGAATGTCGTCGCATGA
- a CDS encoding aminotransferase class V-fold PLP-dependent enzyme, with product MPDRRTFLASMLGASVTMPTVLPAMRADAFRHLRRADERARRGPPAATSDDESYWGEIQRAFDIDRTMVNLNNGGCSPAPTHVLEQMIRDLRFSNELPVDHMWRVLEPRIESVRRDLATEFGCDPEEMAITRNASEANETMIFGTDLARGDEVVFTTQNYPRMQNAWRQRERREGIVLKPVKIETPVQSTASFVDHISAAITPRTKVIEVMHVSYQTGYIAPVREIVELARPHGIKVFVDGAHAFAHFPFKRDDLGCDYYGTSLHKWMNAPIGTGFLYVRRDKVKSLWPLMAGGVEEEDNIRKYEEIGTHPAANHNAISVAIAFHRSIGAERKIARLRFLRDRWARQVLASSDRAHMITKIGPTESGAIGVLAIDGMDMGKLGGWLLDKHHIVTTPMVTDEFQGIRITPSIYTTLDEVDLFADRVSRAIRTGMA from the coding sequence ATGCCTGACCGCCGCACGTTCCTCGCGTCCATGCTCGGCGCGAGCGTCACAATGCCCACTGTCCTGCCCGCCATGCGGGCCGACGCATTTCGGCACCTTCGGCGTGCCGACGAGAGAGCGCGCCGCGGTCCGCCGGCAGCCACCAGTGATGACGAGTCTTACTGGGGCGAGATCCAGCGCGCGTTCGACATCGATCGCACGATGGTGAATCTCAACAACGGCGGTTGTTCGCCCGCGCCCACGCACGTGCTGGAGCAGATGATCCGCGACCTTCGCTTCTCGAACGAGCTCCCCGTGGATCACATGTGGCGCGTGCTCGAACCCCGCATCGAGTCGGTGCGCCGAGATCTCGCCACCGAATTCGGATGCGATCCCGAGGAGATGGCGATCACGCGCAACGCGTCGGAAGCCAACGAGACGATGATCTTCGGCACCGACCTCGCGCGCGGCGACGAGGTCGTCTTCACGACGCAGAACTATCCACGCATGCAGAACGCGTGGCGGCAGCGTGAGCGTCGTGAGGGCATCGTGCTGAAGCCGGTGAAGATCGAGACGCCGGTGCAGAGCACGGCGTCATTCGTCGATCACATCTCGGCCGCGATCACGCCGCGCACCAAAGTGATCGAGGTGATGCACGTCAGCTACCAGACTGGATACATCGCACCCGTGCGCGAGATCGTCGAGCTGGCTCGGCCGCACGGGATCAAGGTGTTCGTGGACGGCGCGCATGCATTTGCGCACTTCCCGTTCAAGCGCGACGATCTGGGATGCGATTACTATGGCACGAGCCTGCACAAGTGGATGAACGCGCCCATCGGCACCGGTTTCCTCTACGTTCGGCGCGACAAGGTCAAGTCGCTGTGGCCGCTGATGGCAGGCGGGGTGGAAGAGGAGGACAACATCCGCAAGTACGAGGAGATCGGAACGCATCCAGCCGCGAACCACAACGCAATCTCCGTTGCCATCGCCTTTCACCGATCGATCGGGGCGGAACGGAAGATCGCGCGCCTGCGGTTCCTGCGCGATCGGTGGGCGCGTCAAGTGCTCGCGTCGAGCGACCGTGCGCACATGATCACGAAGATCGGCCCCACTGAAAGCGGAGCCATCGGCGTGCTGGCGATCGATGGGATGGATATGGGCAAGCTCGGTGGGTGGCTGCTGGACAAGCATCACATCGTCACGACACCCATGGTGACCGACGAGTTTCAGGGAATCCGCATCACACCGAGCATCTATACCACTCTGGACGAAGTGGATCTGTTCGCGGACCGTGTCTCGCGGGCGATCAGGACGGGCATGGCATAG
- a CDS encoding dihydrofolate reductase family protein, with product MRKLRLIEHISLDGVIQHSADENGFPYDAWTTPYRTTVGRDAVLATHGDSFDLLLGRRTYDIWSGFWPKAPSSPFADGLNAATKYVVTHHPDSLSWGPFEGVGPDVVDGIRRIKSQSGPDIVLWGSSTLTTTVLEHGLADEVVLIVYPLVLGTGKRVFAEGALAQKFELVRTTTTPTGVLINTYKVAGELKVE from the coding sequence ATGCGAAAGCTCAGACTTATTGAACACATCTCGCTGGACGGCGTGATCCAGCATTCCGCGGACGAGAACGGTTTTCCGTACGACGCCTGGACCACGCCCTACCGAACCACAGTGGGCCGTGACGCTGTCCTCGCGACACACGGCGACAGCTTCGATCTGCTGCTCGGGCGTCGCACATACGACATCTGGTCGGGCTTCTGGCCGAAGGCGCCGAGCAGTCCGTTTGCGGACGGGCTGAACGCGGCGACGAAGTATGTCGTCACGCACCATCCGGACAGTCTTTCGTGGGGACCGTTCGAGGGCGTTGGACCGGACGTAGTCGATGGTATTCGCCGGATCAAGTCGCAGAGCGGGCCGGATATCGTGCTTTGGGGCAGCTCGACGCTCACGACGACGGTGCTCGAGCATGGGCTGGCGGATGAAGTCGTCCTGATCGTGTATCCACTGGTGCTCGGGACGGGAAAGCGAGTCTTCGCGGAGGGAGCGCTGGCACAGAAGTTCGAGCTCGTCAGGACGACTACAACGCCGACAGGCGTCCTGATCAATACCTACAAGGTTGCCGGGGAATTGAAGGTGGAGTAG
- a CDS encoding amidase: MSNPEDLLEQYQTDLESSDFDAEKFGIDRRQFVFFSLAAAAASALGVRPALAESSLGTAAGSLGRPQLLQQETALALGNGEAPALQFQPYPGGTGALMEKLVRQRGAAAFDRGTYEPEAWTGAVPASDDDIAFLPAHQLSALIKARRITSARLTDIYLARLKRLNPTLLCAVTIMEDQARAEAARADAELAAGHYRGPLHGLPYGVKDLFATKGVPTTWGAKDFENRIIDMDAEVVVRLRDAGAVLIAKLATGLFAQNDQWFRGRTNNPWNLSQGSSGSSAGPASATAAGCVAFGIGTETSGSIVSPTIRCGLSALRPTFGSVSRYGGMVLAWSQDRVGPIVRSSEDAAMVFNVIHGVDEKDPSTVTMPFQFNRSIDVGALRIGVDDKAPKELVDKLKELGMKPVTIGARPTVPGLTGSGGLDVEDAAAFDSYVQTKAKEIGLDLNNLPPLPVRGSGEGRDNRATAPTNPMAPADWNPRFVNGRRIAGLEFLQTERRRYVLVTKWAEFLKDLDMYIGSPFADIGANAQTGHPSAVLPYKFGVPQPAGGRPGAAPAAPAPQLNPQPICGQIIGNLYNDDLILSVAHQFQIHDDTVRRHPTL, from the coding sequence GTGAGCAATCCCGAGGACCTGTTGGAGCAGTATCAGACCGATCTGGAATCTTCCGACTTCGACGCAGAAAAATTCGGGATCGATCGCCGTCAGTTCGTCTTCTTCTCACTCGCTGCCGCGGCAGCCTCTGCGCTCGGGGTCAGACCTGCGCTCGCTGAGTCCAGCCTCGGGACTGCCGCCGGCTCTCTTGGGCGACCGCAGCTCCTCCAACAGGAGACCGCGCTCGCGCTCGGCAACGGCGAAGCTCCGGCACTCCAGTTTCAGCCATACCCGGGCGGCACCGGTGCGCTCATGGAAAAGCTCGTGCGTCAACGCGGTGCTGCGGCGTTCGACCGCGGCACGTATGAGCCCGAAGCGTGGACCGGTGCGGTGCCCGCCTCGGACGACGACATCGCCTTTCTCCCCGCGCACCAGCTCTCCGCACTCATCAAGGCTCGGCGGATCACATCGGCGCGCCTCACCGACATCTACCTCGCGCGACTCAAACGCCTCAATCCAACTCTGCTCTGCGCGGTCACCATCATGGAAGACCAGGCGCGCGCCGAGGCCGCGCGTGCCGATGCGGAGCTCGCCGCCGGTCATTACCGCGGACCGCTCCACGGACTTCCTTACGGTGTAAAGGATCTGTTCGCCACCAAGGGCGTGCCAACTACCTGGGGTGCGAAGGATTTCGAGAATCGCATCATCGACATGGACGCTGAAGTTGTCGTGCGTTTGCGCGACGCTGGCGCGGTATTGATCGCGAAACTCGCCACCGGACTTTTCGCGCAGAACGATCAGTGGTTCCGGGGACGCACCAACAATCCGTGGAATCTGTCGCAGGGTTCCAGCGGTTCGTCCGCCGGTCCGGCATCTGCTACAGCGGCAGGCTGTGTTGCATTCGGAATCGGCACAGAGACATCGGGCTCGATCGTATCGCCGACCATCCGCTGTGGCTTGAGTGCGCTTCGTCCCACGTTCGGCAGTGTAAGTCGTTACGGCGGCATGGTGCTGGCCTGGTCCCAGGATCGCGTGGGACCCATCGTGCGTAGCAGCGAGGACGCTGCCATGGTGTTCAACGTGATTCACGGTGTCGATGAGAAGGATCCGTCCACGGTGACGATGCCGTTCCAGTTCAACCGGAGCATCGATGTCGGTGCACTCCGCATCGGTGTGGACGACAAGGCACCAAAGGAGCTGGTGGACAAGCTGAAGGAACTGGGAATGAAGCCCGTGACCATCGGAGCCCGTCCGACCGTACCTGGTCTCACCGGCAGTGGCGGACTCGACGTCGAAGATGCAGCGGCGTTCGACTCGTACGTGCAGACCAAGGCAAAGGAGATCGGACTCGATCTCAACAACCTGCCGCCGTTGCCGGTGCGCGGCAGCGGCGAGGGGCGTGATAATCGTGCGACAGCGCCAACCAATCCGATGGCGCCAGCGGACTGGAATCCCCGGTTCGTCAACGGGCGGCGCATAGCGGGACTGGAGTTCCTGCAAACCGAACGTCGTCGCTACGTACTGGTGACCAAGTGGGCGGAGTTCCTCAAGGATCTGGACATGTACATCGGAAGCCCGTTCGCCGACATCGGCGCCAACGCGCAGACCGGACACCCCAGCGCCGTTCTACCGTACAAGTTTGGCGTACCGCAGCCCGCCGGTGGCAGACCTGGCGCCGCACCAGCCGCGCCGGCGCCGCAACTCAATCCGCAACCCATCTGCGGTCAGATAATCGGCAACCTGTACAACGACGATCTGATCCTGTCCGTCGCGCACCAATTCCAGATTCACGACGACACCGTGCGGCGGCACCCGACGCTGTAG
- a CDS encoding dihydrofolate reductase family protein, with the protein MGKLVFGMMQSLDGYVDGVDGKLELPPPGVALGRHFTDHVRGLSGALYGRRIYEIMRYWDEDRPEWDAGDHEFAAAWRAVPKWVVSRTLKSVGANATLVGDNVDAFVRRLKTDIEGDIDVAGPIMAASLTDLGLIDEYRLYFRPFVLGGGKPYFAGARPPLRIIASDRVGEDAVRVTCVPA; encoded by the coding sequence ATGGGCAAGCTCGTATTCGGCATGATGCAATCCCTCGACGGCTACGTCGATGGCGTCGATGGGAAGCTGGAATTGCCTCCGCCTGGCGTTGCGCTTGGCCGTCATTTCACGGATCACGTCCGCGGTCTGTCCGGCGCCTTGTATGGTCGACGGATATACGAGATCATGCGCTACTGGGACGAGGATCGGCCGGAGTGGGATGCGGGTGACCACGAATTCGCTGCGGCATGGCGCGCGGTCCCGAAGTGGGTCGTATCACGTACGCTCAAGTCGGTCGGCGCGAACGCCACACTCGTCGGCGATAACGTCGATGCGTTCGTGCGCAGACTGAAGACGGACATCGAGGGTGACATCGACGTCGCGGGGCCCATCATGGCGGCGAGCCTGACTGACCTCGGTCTGATCGACGAGTATCGTCTCTACTTCCGCCCCTTCGTGCTTGGCGGCGGCAAACCGTACTTCGCCGGCGCGCGGCCACCGCTCCGCATCATTGCCAGCGATCGCGTTGGCGAGGACGCGGTTCGGGTGACATGTGTCCCGGCCTGA
- a CDS encoding HigA family addiction module antitoxin, translating into MVRIPTHRPPTHPGEMLIEEFLKPLGLTQTELADRLGVSYPRVNELVHGKRDMTPDTALRLERLLGVEAQFWLNLQLAWDLYHAKHSVAAKAIAKIQPLKRRVRLNAGVGSRSA; encoded by the coding sequence ATGGTTCGCATTCCAACACATCGTCCGCCCACACATCCTGGAGAGATGCTCATCGAGGAATTCCTCAAGCCGCTCGGTTTGACGCAGACCGAGCTCGCGGATCGCCTCGGCGTATCGTATCCGCGTGTCAATGAGCTCGTGCATGGAAAGCGCGACATGACGCCGGACACTGCACTTCGCCTGGAGAGGTTGCTTGGTGTCGAGGCGCAGTTCTGGCTGAATCTCCAGTTGGCGTGGGATCTCTATCATGCGAAGCATTCGGTCGCCGCAAAGGCGATCGCAAAGATTCAGCCGTTGAAACGTCGTGTCAGATTGAATGCTGGAGTAGGATCACGAAGCGCGTAA
- a CDS encoding nuclear transport factor 2 family protein, translating to MSRVQTVQAAYAAFAKNDPSVLFGAMAPDIHWWEAAGSPLSDQNPYVGPQAVGEGVFGRLLAAIDNFSVAPDHFVDGGDRIIVLGRYGGTMKHTGARLDAPFCHVYRFDGDGIASFHQYTDTEQWTRLLA from the coding sequence ATGTCGAGAGTGCAGACCGTTCAGGCGGCTTATGCCGCGTTTGCGAAGAACGATCCTTCGGTGCTGTTCGGCGCGATGGCGCCCGACATTCACTGGTGGGAGGCGGCGGGCAGCCCGCTGTCCGACCAGAATCCGTACGTCGGCCCGCAGGCGGTAGGCGAAGGCGTGTTCGGCCGCTTGCTCGCCGCGATCGACAACTTCAGCGTGGCGCCCGATCACTTTGTGGACGGCGGCGACCGCATCATCGTGCTCGGCCGCTACGGTGGGACGATGAAGCACACAGGCGCCAGGCTGGACGCGCCGTTCTGTCACGTCTATCGCTTCGATGGCGACGGGATCGCGTCGTTCCATCAGTACACGGACACTGAACAGTGGACGCGGCTGCTCGCGTAA
- a CDS encoding DUF3185 domain-containing protein has translation MVRIIGIVLIVGGVIGLVYGGITYGSHRDTVQVGPLSASVTQRDTFPVSPVVAGLALIAGIALLVVGSRRKI, from the coding sequence ATGGTACGAATCATTGGAATAGTCTTGATTGTCGGTGGCGTGATCGGCCTGGTTTACGGCGGCATCACATATGGAAGTCACCGCGACACGGTTCAGGTCGGCCCGCTCAGCGCGAGCGTCACGCAGCGTGATACGTTCCCCGTGTCTCCTGTCGTTGCGGGACTTGCGTTGATTGCGGGCATCGCACTACTTGTGGTTGGCAGTCGGCGAAAGATCTGA
- a CDS encoding DUF4440 domain-containing protein: MARERILAFDKGDTALWSPYVDDAYIIATPSGGIRTKKQVMQGFRPPLAGYRDVFQFEDVHIRRAGDVAMMSYIIDEHEFWDDERYDIPKLRKTDTYILRGGRWLILASQETFVPPEHKAVRINPKTYDAYVGRYQLMRSLVYSVTRDGDKLFMQEVGQPDRRELLPESPTVFFSRDESGEIIFAKDAKGKVTHLIIRDNGYDINVRKIK, from the coding sequence GTGGCGCGCGAAAGGATACTGGCGTTCGACAAGGGGGATACGGCCCTGTGGTCGCCGTACGTCGATGACGCGTATATCATTGCCACGCCTTCGGGAGGAATCAGGACGAAGAAGCAGGTGATGCAGGGATTTCGACCGCCGCTCGCCGGATACCGTGACGTGTTTCAATTCGAGGATGTTCACATCAGGCGTGCCGGCGACGTGGCGATGATGAGCTACATCATCGACGAGCACGAATTCTGGGATGACGAGAGATACGACATACCGAAACTTCGCAAGACTGACACATACATCCTTCGCGGCGGCCGCTGGCTGATCCTCGCTTCCCAGGAGACGTTTGTCCCGCCGGAGCACAAGGCCGTTCGGATCAACCCGAAGACGTATGATGCATACGTCGGGCGGTATCAGCTGATGCGCTCGCTGGTGTATTCGGTAACGAGAGATGGCGACAAGCTGTTCATGCAGGAGGTCGGCCAACCCGATCGGCGAGAGCTTCTCCCGGAGTCGCCTACGGTATTCTTTTCCCGAGACGAGAGCGGGGAGATCATTTTTGCGAAGGATGCCAAAGGGAAGGTGACGCACCTGATCATTCGCGACAACGGCTACGACATCAACGTCAGGAAGATCAAGTAA
- a CDS encoding cis-3-hydroxy-L-proline dehydratase codes for MKISAIRAYQIDLPLHEGKYSWSGGNAVSVFDSTVVSVETDEGLTGWGEVCPLGPAYLPAYARGARAGIAELAPQLLGTDPLALGELNELMDRSMRGHPYVKSAIDMACWDILGKASGLPVATLMGGHVGQDFALYRAISQESPAQMAKKIALYRKQGYHKFQLKVGGDPDTDIDRIRAAAAELSRGDVLIADANTGWTQHAAIRVADAVRDVDVYIEQPCMTYEQCLAVRRHTDRPFVLDEVVDGIDMVVRGVADHAMDVINLKISKVGGLTRARQIRDLCVSLGIAMTIEDTWGGDITTAAIAHLAHSTPERFLFSSTDFNSYVTVAFADGAPHRLKGRLAASREPGLGVRPNLKLLGKPVIDIGKAQRRK; via the coding sequence ATGAAGATCTCTGCAATTCGCGCGTACCAGATCGACCTGCCGCTCCACGAAGGCAAATACAGCTGGTCCGGCGGCAACGCCGTGTCGGTCTTCGATTCGACTGTCGTCTCTGTCGAGACCGATGAGGGACTGACTGGCTGGGGCGAGGTCTGTCCGCTGGGGCCTGCGTACCTGCCTGCATATGCGCGCGGTGCGCGCGCAGGTATCGCCGAGCTCGCTCCCCAGCTGCTCGGTACGGATCCGCTTGCGCTGGGCGAACTGAATGAGTTGATGGACCGGTCGATGCGCGGTCATCCGTACGTCAAATCAGCGATCGACATGGCGTGCTGGGATATACTCGGCAAGGCGAGCGGGCTACCGGTCGCAACGCTGATGGGCGGACACGTAGGGCAGGACTTCGCGCTGTATCGCGCTATTTCGCAGGAGTCGCCGGCGCAGATGGCGAAGAAGATCGCGCTCTACCGCAAGCAGGGCTATCACAAGTTCCAGCTCAAGGTGGGCGGCGATCCCGACACCGACATCGACAGAATTCGCGCCGCCGCCGCAGAGCTGTCGCGGGGCGACGTACTCATCGCCGACGCGAACACCGGGTGGACGCAGCACGCCGCGATCCGGGTCGCTGATGCGGTGCGTGACGTGGACGTGTATATCGAGCAACCGTGCATGACCTACGAGCAGTGCCTCGCGGTGCGCCGTCACACCGACCGGCCGTTCGTACTCGATGAGGTCGTGGACGGAATCGACATGGTAGTTCGTGGTGTTGCGGATCACGCCATGGATGTCATCAACCTCAAGATCTCAAAGGTGGGCGGCCTCACTCGCGCGCGTCAGATCCGCGATCTCTGCGTGTCACTCGGCATCGCAATGACGATCGAGGACACATGGGGCGGCGACATCACCACGGCCGCCATTGCACACCTCGCTCACAGTACGCCTGAGCGCTTCCTCTTCTCGTCAACAGATTTCAATTCATACGTCACCGTTGCATTCGCCGATGGTGCGCCGCACCGGCTCAAGGGCCGGCTCGCGGCGTCGCGTGAGCCAGGACTGGGTGTTCGGCCGAATCTGAAGTTGCTGGGCAAGCCCGTAATAGATATCGGCAAGGCGCAACGACGGAAGTGA
- a CDS encoding multicopper oxidase domain-containing protein, whose translation MPTSRMRHAAAIAPLLILGTASSNRTPNRWNAGAAPPPVAFNDNRVSAGVVRAGVLDVHLEVDTGEWHPYSKDSAGVRILAFREAGHPLETPGPMLRVVAGERIHAWVTNRAATTLVVHGLSSRRRTVMDTLVVPSGATRDVEFTADAEGTYYYWGSTTGTDFEKRLYQDAQLNGALIVDPTDASRRTPDRVFVIQWYIPGHDSAGNPDRSNGVFTFNGRPWPNTERLSYQQGDSIRWRIINASADVHPLHLHGFFYQIRARGDVQQDSVYWPEQRRMAVTELLLDGTTMDLAWFADRPGSWLFHCHLNWHVVPNPAVGAEMQSDSLRDHELLVGPVMHDMMDHARTGMGGLVLAINIHPRKGWHDYAGPRRQLHLYIESDSASADTLRRFGYVLTEGNAPEPHGAAIQWPGPTIVLHRNEPTSITVVNRSPEPSQVHWHGLEIDSYYDGVAGVSSDAGKMEPMIMPNDSFVVHITPPRTGSFMYHTHINDIRQQSHGLYGALVVLDSGQRWNPDANRIYILSTNAQDEPIVNGGDMPPVATFQAGRTYRLRLMNITLDSPGLEFRLVRDGAPAEWTHVAKDGFSLPAWQRESSRALQRVSIGETYDMQVEFPKPAELTLEVRRSDEKVIARQAIRVVAAATASR comes from the coding sequence ATGCCGACGTCACGAATGCGTCATGCAGCCGCCATCGCGCCTCTCCTGATTCTTGGGACGGCGTCGTCAAACCGTACACCCAACAGATGGAACGCCGGCGCAGCGCCACCGCCAGTCGCGTTCAACGACAATCGCGTTTCAGCCGGAGTGGTTCGAGCCGGCGTGCTCGACGTGCATCTCGAGGTGGACACGGGTGAATGGCATCCGTATTCCAAGGACAGCGCCGGCGTTCGGATCCTTGCATTCCGCGAGGCGGGACATCCGCTCGAGACGCCGGGCCCGATGCTGCGTGTGGTTGCCGGTGAGCGAATCCATGCATGGGTCACAAACCGCGCCGCCACCACGCTGGTGGTGCATGGGTTGTCGTCACGTCGCCGCACAGTCATGGACACGCTGGTCGTGCCGTCCGGCGCAACCCGCGACGTGGAATTCACCGCCGACGCCGAGGGGACGTACTACTACTGGGGCTCGACGACGGGTACTGATTTTGAGAAGCGGCTGTACCAGGACGCCCAGCTCAACGGCGCACTCATTGTGGATCCCACGGACGCGAGCCGGCGAACGCCCGATCGTGTCTTTGTCATTCAGTGGTACATCCCGGGACACGACTCGGCGGGCAACCCGGACCGGTCGAACGGAGTCTTCACGTTCAACGGCCGGCCGTGGCCGAATACGGAGCGCCTGTCGTACCAGCAGGGCGACAGCATTCGCTGGCGAATCATCAACGCAAGTGCGGACGTGCATCCGCTGCATCTGCACGGCTTCTTTTATCAGATCCGCGCCCGTGGAGATGTTCAGCAGGATTCGGTGTACTGGCCGGAGCAGCGCAGAATGGCCGTCACCGAACTTCTGCTCGACGGCACCACCATGGACCTGGCCTGGTTCGCCGACAGACCCGGCTCGTGGCTGTTTCACTGTCATCTGAACTGGCATGTGGTGCCGAATCCAGCTGTCGGAGCGGAGATGCAATCCGACTCACTCCGCGACCATGAACTGCTCGTTGGCCCCGTGATGCACGACATGATGGACCATGCGCGCACTGGAATGGGTGGCCTGGTGCTGGCGATCAACATTCATCCCAGAAAGGGATGGCATGATTATGCCGGACCACGCCGTCAGCTCCACCTCTACATCGAGAGTGACTCTGCGTCCGCGGACACCCTGCGCCGCTTCGGGTATGTTCTGACCGAAGGCAACGCCCCCGAGCCACACGGCGCCGCGATACAGTGGCCAGGACCCACGATCGTGCTGCACCGCAACGAACCGACGAGCATCACGGTCGTGAACCGTTCGCCAGAACCGTCGCAGGTGCACTGGCATGGGTTGGAGATCGACAGCTACTACGACGGCGTGGCCGGCGTCAGCAGTGACGCGGGCAAGATGGAGCCGATGATCATGCCGAACGACTCCTTCGTGGTGCACATCACGCCGCCCAGGACAGGAAGCTTCATGTACCACACGCACATCAATGATATCCGGCAGCAGAGTCACGGCCTGTATGGCGCGCTCGTCGTCCTGGACAGCGGCCAGAGGTGGAATCCCGACGCGAACCGCATCTACATACTGAGCACGAACGCGCAAGACGAACCCATTGTGAACGGCGGAGACATGCCGCCTGTCGCGACCTTCCAGGCGGGCAGGACGTACAGGCTTCGGCTCATGAATATCACGCTGGACTCGCCTGGACTGGAATTTCGCCTGGTGCGGGACGGCGCACCTGCCGAGTGGACGCACGTGGCCAAGGACGGATTCTCTCTGCCAGCGTGGCAACGCGAAAGCAGCCGCGCACTGCAGCGCGTGAGCATCGGGGAGACGTATGACATGCAGGTAGAGTTTCCCAAACCGGCCGAACTGACACTCGAGGTGCGACGGAGTGATGAGAAGGTGATTGCGCGGCAAGCCATCCGGGTTGTCGCTGCGGCAACCGCGAGCCGATAG
- a CDS encoding cupredoxin domain-containing protein, translating to MKTLPILATLVVAAACARSTPPVARAAYTPRTRAITITTVPLLVKEEQSMYPFLKPAFAKGGVLDGKEVYAFSPSSITVVEGDTLRLDIINPEDDAHSFVLPDFAVSLPGGTATQATYVAKHAGIFTIQCAVPSHLPMMAGQLIVLPAATMAGVARQTS from the coding sequence ATGAAAACTCTTCCAATTCTTGCGACTCTTGTCGTGGCCGCGGCGTGTGCGCGCTCGACTCCACCAGTTGCGCGCGCGGCCTACACTCCGCGTACGCGCGCCATCACCATAACGACGGTGCCGCTGCTCGTGAAGGAAGAGCAGAGCATGTATCCGTTTCTCAAACCAGCCTTCGCCAAGGGCGGCGTTCTCGACGGAAAGGAGGTCTACGCTTTTTCGCCGAGCTCCATCACGGTGGTCGAAGGCGACACGCTCCGGCTCGACATCATCAATCCCGAAGATGACGCGCACTCGTTTGTGCTGCCGGATTTCGCCGTTTCATTGCCCGGCGGAACGGCCACCCAGGCGACATACGTTGCGAAGCACGCCGGCATCTTCACCATCCAGTGTGCCGTGCCGTCACACCTGCCGATGATGGCGGGGCAGTTGATCGTGCTTCCCGCTGCGACGATGGCGGGCGTCGCGCGACAAACATCTTGA